One window from the genome of Sulfodiicoccus acidiphilus encodes:
- a CDS encoding molybdopterin-dependent oxidoreductase codes for MVVACTRDCYDTCVFDENYKPLKLFPVNGFACSRGNDDLRRNSVNRVREAYVDGKEVSLEEAMRVIVSKVKDVKKRDSTRILQISYDGSQGLLTWYYPSRLWNVLGASSTDYSLCSAEGHASIAARYGTSFGATPEEFVKYDSVIFWGIEAAVSFVHGWTLFKDKYKVTIDVRKGITASRSDEFFLVRPGSDLLVALWIARKLLSKGYGGEVEGVDELKRTAFGLDPSYVSGATGLSLESLDRLASIYEERRPLTVIGFAMGRTFNGGDAVGMISLLPALLGMKRGFFYANSQGLGIDFAYLRGTKIAPPRKVIGMADIGERVDEVDFAFVWNNNPVHSLPNSNRIVEAVEEGKLFLVVHDPFWSETAKVANVVLPAPTFLEKWDVIYSYWHTYLVYNTPVATQKGITEWDLMYKLADQLGVTHPLLEESLEDAINGALRATGVTLEKLRKEGMVKLNPTHVYRPRVGPLPELVDPPKGRVLVFSSHPLYTNSQFKEVHGVPEPVALTNDLEGEGYIQSRYGRVKVKFRKDPAIPSNVVYMHKSCLIDLDGTPINALFGSYKGKYGGTPTFNGLEVSVYVLTSS; via the coding sequence TTGGTAGTTGCGTGCACGAGGGACTGTTACGACACGTGTGTGTTCGACGAGAACTACAAGCCTTTGAAGCTATTTCCAGTTAACGGTTTCGCATGTTCAAGAGGTAACGACGATCTGAGGAGAAACAGTGTGAACAGGGTGAGGGAGGCTTACGTGGATGGCAAGGAAGTCTCCCTAGAAGAGGCCATGAGGGTAATTGTTAGTAAGGTCAAAGACGTTAAGAAGAGAGACTCAACGAGAATCCTTCAGATAAGTTATGACGGTAGTCAGGGACTCCTAACTTGGTATTATCCGTCTCGACTCTGGAACGTCCTGGGGGCATCCTCTACCGACTACTCCCTCTGCAGTGCAGAGGGCCATGCCTCGATAGCGGCTAGGTACGGAACGAGTTTCGGTGCGACTCCAGAAGAGTTCGTCAAGTACGATTCTGTAATATTCTGGGGAATCGAGGCCGCCGTGAGTTTCGTTCACGGATGGACTCTCTTCAAGGACAAGTACAAGGTGACTATCGACGTAAGAAAGGGCATAACGGCGTCTAGGAGCGACGAATTCTTCTTGGTCAGGCCGGGAAGTGACCTTCTCGTAGCCCTTTGGATAGCTCGAAAGCTCCTCTCCAAAGGTTACGGAGGGGAGGTGGAGGGTGTGGACGAGTTGAAACGCACAGCGTTTGGACTCGATCCCTCCTATGTGTCGGGGGCGACTGGCCTGAGTTTGGAGTCTTTGGACAGACTGGCTTCTATTTACGAGGAAAGGAGGCCCCTCACAGTTATAGGCTTTGCAATGGGTAGGACGTTTAATGGCGGAGACGCGGTAGGAATGATATCCCTCCTCCCTGCGCTACTTGGGATGAAGAGGGGATTCTTCTACGCCAACAGTCAAGGCCTAGGAATAGACTTCGCCTACCTGAGAGGGACCAAGATCGCTCCTCCTAGGAAGGTGATAGGAATGGCAGACATCGGGGAGAGGGTAGACGAGGTAGACTTCGCGTTCGTTTGGAACAACAACCCAGTTCACTCCTTGCCTAACTCCAACAGGATTGTGGAGGCTGTTGAGGAAGGTAAGCTGTTCCTTGTAGTACACGATCCCTTCTGGTCAGAGACCGCGAAAGTGGCTAACGTAGTACTCCCTGCCCCCACTTTCTTAGAGAAATGGGACGTCATATATAGCTATTGGCACACCTACTTGGTATACAACACACCGGTCGCCACCCAAAAAGGAATTACGGAATGGGACCTTATGTACAAACTCGCTGACCAGCTGGGAGTCACCCACCCCCTCTTAGAGGAGTCTCTCGAAGACGCGATAAATGGCGCGTTAAGGGCAACTGGTGTGACCTTGGAGAAGCTCCGGAAGGAGGGAATGGTTAAACTCAACCCAACTCACGTCTATAGACCCAGGGTTGGGCCGCTGCCTGAGTTAGTGGATCCTCCTAAGGGTAGGGTTCTAGTATTTTCCTCGCATCCACTTTACACCAATAGCCAATTCAAGGAAGTTCACGGTGTGCCGGAGCCAGTGGCACTAACCAACGATCTGGAGGGAGAGGGATACATTCAATCTAGATACGGCAGAGTGAAAGTGAAATTCAGGAAGGATCCAGCCATTCCCTCAAATGTAGTTTACATGCATAAGTCGTGTCTGATCGACTTGGACGGGACTCCGATCAACGCGCTCTTCGGGAGTTACAAGGGAAAGTACGGGGGGACGCCCACCTTCAACGGCCTAGAAGTTTCAGTGTACGTTCTGACTTCCTCCTAG
- a CDS encoding DUF4382 domain-containing protein produces the protein MKWIVPVVVIVLAVVGGVFTYQYYSTGQVTVYVKADPADPLFFTIDSVMIHGVNGSWITISNRTVTFQLTSNLTLLTSSRIPAGTYNEIRLYVTGATIEIGGSNFTVSVPSQVIKIPIVGSMKLKGGSSESILLTGNPHLIELGNGGFKVGPVFVAEVLNQSSLR, from the coding sequence ATGAAATGGATCGTTCCAGTTGTAGTAATTGTGTTGGCCGTGGTCGGAGGTGTGTTCACCTATCAATACTACAGTACCGGGCAGGTCACCGTTTACGTTAAGGCCGACCCAGCGGACCCCCTCTTCTTCACCATCGACTCCGTTATGATTCACGGCGTCAACGGTTCGTGGATTACAATATCTAACAGGACGGTTACTTTTCAGTTGACCTCAAACCTGACTCTATTGACCTCGTCTAGAATTCCGGCCGGAACCTACAACGAGATCAGGCTATACGTAACTGGGGCAACAATCGAGATAGGCGGGAGCAACTTTACGGTGTCTGTCCCCAGTCAGGTCATCAAAATACCTATAGTCGGGTCAATGAAGTTAAAAGGGGGATCTAGCGAGTCCATACTCCTGACCGGAAATCCTCACTTGATAGAGTTGGGGAACGGTGGGTTTAAGGTCGGACCAGTCTTCGTGGCGGAAGTTCTGAACCAATCCTCTTTACGGTGA
- a CDS encoding chlorite dismutase family protein has product MTTENNLRYIFMFIDALRLRPTWWEEDPERRKERLWKLRENLQNLRKEFLLLRTYSSLRWDTDLIVWGAHTSTEPFHGLRASLRSSLGIHGEEQFSTISIYETSPYKEGGGDLSRYLAGEESRYFVAYPMKKAVDWYLLPFEERREVMKEHMDVAKGHPEVKGIRAYTTYSFGLGDQEFVVIYEMNSLPSWSHVVEKLREVKARKWITKEEPLLVGEKTDFSHFLR; this is encoded by the coding sequence GTGACCACCGAGAATAATCTGCGTTACATTTTCATGTTCATAGATGCCCTGAGGCTTAGGCCTACGTGGTGGGAAGAAGATCCTGAGAGGAGAAAAGAGAGGTTATGGAAGCTTAGAGAAAATCTCCAAAACCTAAGAAAGGAATTTCTGCTGCTTAGGACTTACTCCTCCCTACGGTGGGATACCGATCTTATAGTCTGGGGAGCCCACACTTCCACTGAGCCGTTTCACGGCCTCAGGGCATCACTTAGATCTTCTCTAGGGATCCACGGTGAGGAACAGTTTTCCACTATATCTATATATGAAACCTCTCCCTATAAGGAGGGTGGAGGCGATCTTTCAAGGTATTTGGCTGGGGAGGAGTCAAGGTACTTCGTCGCTTACCCCATGAAGAAAGCGGTTGACTGGTACCTTCTCCCCTTTGAAGAAAGGAGGGAAGTAATGAAGGAACACATGGATGTGGCTAAGGGCCATCCAGAGGTCAAGGGAATAAGAGCCTACACCACATACTCCTTCGGTTTGGGGGACCAAGAATTCGTAGTGATATATGAGATGAATTCCCTACCTTCCTGGTCTCACGTTGTGGAGAAATTAAGGGAAGTCAAAGCAAGAAAATGGATAACTAAGGAAGAACCTCTACTAGTGGGTGAAAAAACGGATTTTAGCCATTTTCTTAGGTAA
- a CDS encoding DUF1614 domain-containing protein — MERRVLVFLPFRGTSAVVYGLMAILMAFISFNYFLLLFKYTSFSLIESVVAASLASFVSLVTSPVNVVIKEVRRRVELPTVDTVYVFGIPIYFPRLELSTLNTLIAVNVGGALIPVLLSAILVQVFRSSFLFLLLDVLLVTVLSKYMARVVQGVGIVMSPILPPLISTLLAFLTFHSDPFLIPAASYISGVLGTLIGADLLNLKKVVEASPQIVSIGGMGTFDGIYITGILAILFSYILISLQL, encoded by the coding sequence TTGGAGAGGAGAGTTTTAGTTTTTCTGCCTTTCAGAGGTACGTCAGCAGTAGTTTATGGATTAATGGCCATCCTTATGGCCTTTATATCTTTCAACTATTTCCTCCTGCTGTTTAAGTATACGTCGTTCAGTCTGATCGAGAGTGTAGTAGCAGCTTCCTTAGCGTCCTTCGTAAGTCTAGTAACGAGCCCAGTCAACGTAGTGATTAAGGAAGTGCGAAGGAGAGTAGAACTGCCAACCGTCGACACCGTCTATGTCTTTGGTATACCAATTTACTTCCCGAGGTTAGAGCTTTCGACCCTCAACACACTCATAGCAGTAAACGTTGGAGGAGCTCTCATTCCTGTTTTACTCAGTGCGATTCTCGTTCAAGTATTCAGATCATCATTTCTATTTCTGCTCCTGGATGTTTTACTGGTAACGGTCCTAAGCAAATATATGGCGAGGGTAGTTCAAGGAGTAGGAATAGTAATGTCGCCCATTTTACCTCCGCTTATTTCAACCCTCCTTGCATTTCTAACGTTCCATAGCGATCCGTTTTTGATACCTGCTGCCTCATACATTTCTGGAGTTTTAGGAACTTTAATTGGAGCAGATCTCTTGAACTTGAAGAAGGTAGTTGAGGCTTCCCCACAGATAGTAAGCATAGGAGGTATGGGTACCTTCGATGGAATATATATTACAGGAATTTTGGCTATTCTTTTTAGCTATATATTAATATCGCTCCAGCTGTGA
- a CDS encoding ABC transporter permease, with the protein MVSWVVYYELKRAVARRKVIVMVAITLLFEVGVYVILSQLRTPSVEQILAQIQGHIWLVGTMLPLSLLLHFISISISSGSMSEEYEQGTVDFFLTKPLNRVQFLTGKFVGGYILVLLIYLLMVALALVMSFIFFGSQRDLGYLPELVGTVAFSAIPFYTIGFMLGEVLRRTTISFLSASSILIGSILIGGILVFVSKLLSSELLVQAAVALPSWGAVELPFIYASSIPNSSLIVQAVEVFPAVNGSQVAAVTYSLAYFVAATAIAYLSFTKRDVPKRIS; encoded by the coding sequence GTGGTTAGTTGGGTCGTATATTACGAGTTGAAGAGGGCGGTGGCGAGAAGGAAGGTAATAGTGATGGTGGCGATCACACTACTTTTCGAAGTAGGTGTGTACGTTATACTCTCCCAACTGAGGACCCCTAGTGTAGAGCAGATCTTGGCTCAAATTCAGGGCCATATTTGGCTAGTAGGGACCATGTTACCCTTGAGCCTCCTGCTCCACTTCATCTCAATTTCGATATCCTCAGGGTCCATGTCCGAAGAGTACGAACAAGGAACGGTGGACTTCTTCCTCACTAAGCCGTTGAACAGGGTGCAGTTCCTCACTGGAAAGTTTGTGGGGGGATACATCTTGGTTCTCCTTATCTACCTCCTGATGGTGGCCTTAGCTCTGGTCATGTCCTTCATTTTCTTTGGATCTCAACGAGATCTGGGCTATCTTCCAGAGCTGGTAGGGACAGTGGCGTTCTCTGCGATACCCTTCTACACGATAGGTTTCATGCTAGGTGAAGTTCTGAGGAGAACCACCATATCTTTCCTTTCGGCCAGCTCCATACTTATAGGTTCCATTCTCATAGGAGGTATATTGGTTTTTGTAAGCAAGTTACTATCGTCGGAACTGTTGGTGCAAGCAGCTGTGGCACTTCCATCCTGGGGAGCCGTAGAACTTCCCTTCATTTACGCATCTTCCATTCCGAACTCTTCTCTGATAGTTCAGGCAGTTGAAGTGTTCCCCGCTGTTAACGGAAGCCAAGTAGCTGCGGTCACATATTCACTAGCCTACTTCGTCGCGGCAACGGCCATAGCTTATTTGAGTTTCACTAAGAGGGACGTACCTAAGCGAATAAGTTGA
- a CDS encoding ABC transporter ATP-binding protein, which yields MLAVELIDLRKSYSDRTALNGVTLSINEGKIFSLLGPNGAGKTTLIRSMLGLIYPDSGKVRLLGRNPFREKGVMKRIGYIQELPNLPPFMTGQELLTLSARLRGCGEEEVRSALDEVGMTDHATRKISRYSKGMVQRLALAEAMLCQPELLVMDEPTIGMDPALNSHMREILVKLRKSGATIFYSSHQLDEVRKLSDEVAIMFRGKIFARGTPEEIVRKFVGIRVRVSAENVSEASQVVSNLNYVASFSFNGDKLIVALKEDKRHELLRALMDGGVRVYDFQMEMELEEAYLRAIQEARESG from the coding sequence GTGCTAGCCGTAGAGTTGATTGACCTTAGGAAGTCCTATTCCGATAGAACTGCGCTTAATGGCGTTACGTTGAGCATCAACGAAGGGAAGATATTCTCCCTATTGGGTCCCAACGGAGCTGGAAAGACTACTCTAATAAGGAGTATGCTAGGACTCATCTACCCCGACTCTGGTAAGGTTCGTCTACTAGGTAGGAACCCCTTCAGAGAAAAGGGAGTCATGAAAAGGATAGGATACATCCAGGAGCTTCCGAACCTTCCACCCTTCATGACTGGACAGGAGTTGCTGACCCTCTCAGCTAGGTTGAGGGGTTGTGGAGAAGAGGAAGTCAGGTCTGCACTAGACGAGGTAGGAATGACTGATCATGCTACTCGCAAGATCTCCAGATATAGTAAAGGCATGGTGCAGCGACTTGCTTTGGCCGAGGCCATGCTATGTCAACCCGAACTCCTAGTAATGGACGAGCCCACCATAGGAATGGACCCTGCCCTTAACTCACACATGAGAGAGATCTTAGTTAAACTCAGGAAGTCGGGCGCGACAATCTTCTACTCTTCACATCAACTTGACGAAGTGAGGAAACTAAGTGATGAAGTGGCTATCATGTTCAGAGGCAAGATATTTGCTAGGGGTACCCCCGAGGAGATCGTGAGGAAGTTTGTTGGCATAAGAGTCAGGGTATCGGCCGAGAACGTCTCCGAGGCCTCTCAGGTAGTCTCGAATCTGAACTATGTAGCTTCGTTCTCCTTTAATGGGGACAAGCTAATTGTGGCTCTTAAGGAAGACAAAAGACATGAACTCCTTAGGGCCTTAATGGATGGTGGAGTGAGGGTCTACGACTTCCAAATGGAGATGGAGCTCGAGGAGGCCTACCTTAGGGCCATACAGGAGGCGAGAGAAAGTGGTTAG
- a CDS encoding thiamine-phosphate synthase family protein, producing the protein MDNEREHILFALSRALQEFTSASTSSRLIPEVGTNIGYAISNAASIEDVAAVPGRIRRAFGRAIYCLPPAFGASDHIARVILTAMKYDPKVRSAMNVKIVDPATIGAYVFDRSLEPTRSASKEGRTMNFMVESAYRSTGSVPRFIVDLGAFGKEPGTFILGEDPESVVKDAIKLTEMV; encoded by the coding sequence GTGGACAACGAGAGGGAACATATTTTGTTTGCTCTGAGTAGGGCCCTGCAGGAATTCACTTCCGCTTCCACCTCCTCTAGGCTCATTCCAGAGGTCGGCACCAACATAGGATACGCCATCTCCAACGCCGCTTCGATCGAGGACGTTGCCGCAGTACCTGGGAGGATAAGGCGGGCCTTCGGGAGGGCGATATACTGTCTTCCTCCAGCCTTCGGGGCCTCCGATCACATTGCGAGGGTTATACTGACCGCGATGAAGTACGACCCAAAGGTACGTTCGGCAATGAATGTGAAGATTGTAGATCCCGCGACCATAGGGGCTTATGTGTTCGACAGGTCGCTTGAACCCACTCGTTCGGCCTCAAAGGAAGGAAGAACAATGAACTTCATGGTGGAATCCGCTTACAGGTCGACCGGATCTGTTCCGAGGTTCATAGTGGACCTAGGGGCCTTCGGAAAAGAGCCAGGAACCTTCATTCTAGGGGAAGATCCTGAATCAGTTGTGAAGGATGCAATCAAACTCACGGAGATGGTCTAA
- a CDS encoding PadR family transcriptional regulator translates to MKRLNAARVRKGLLRYLILDALAMKPMYGYEIIKYVEFKSRGLYSPSPGSIYPILRKLREEELAEESEEDGKKVYRITQKGLKVRETAKMELGEAFTEARAFRTVIAKLFEMAVFLYISKEKLDGTRTAQVIDVLDNCDKNLREILK, encoded by the coding sequence ATGAAGAGGCTTAACGCTGCCAGAGTCAGGAAAGGACTTCTAAGGTACTTGATTCTCGATGCGTTAGCGATGAAGCCAATGTATGGCTACGAGATAATCAAGTACGTGGAGTTCAAGTCCAGGGGCCTCTACTCTCCCAGTCCTGGGTCTATATATCCCATTCTGAGGAAATTAAGGGAGGAGGAACTTGCTGAGGAGTCGGAAGAAGACGGCAAAAAGGTGTACAGGATCACACAAAAGGGCCTAAAGGTAAGGGAGACTGCTAAGATGGAGTTGGGAGAGGCCTTCACGGAAGCTAGGGCGTTCAGGACTGTCATAGCTAAGCTCTTCGAGATGGCGGTCTTCCTTTATATATCAAAGGAAAAACTGGACGGGACTAGGACAGCCCAAGTGATCGACGTACTGGATAACTGCGACAAAAACCTAAGGGAAATCCTTAAGTGA
- a CDS encoding DNA/RNA nuclease SfsA, with the protein MTASRSSLTPPTERCTTHLRTLRQLRISESKTALLVLSFAPKAIRFSPNHDTVPNFSLELREAVSEGLEVIVPKFSFVEGSLIYEGVIPLC; encoded by the coding sequence ATAACGGCGTCCCGCTCTTCCCTTACGCCGCCTACAGAGAGATGCACTACTCACCTCAGAACGTTAAGACAACTTCGTATATCTGAGTCTAAAACGGCTCTACTGGTATTGTCTTTCGCCCCAAAGGCAATTCGTTTCTCTCCCAACCACGACACAGTTCCCAATTTCTCTCTGGAGTTAAGAGAGGCCGTTTCTGAAGGTCTTGAGGTCATAGTGCCTAAGTTCTCCTTCGTTGAGGGCTCCTTGATCTATGAGGGAGTCATTCCATTATGTTAG
- a CDS encoding DNA/RNA nuclease SfsA, whose amino-acid sequence MDSRFHSLLEANFLPASTKKRVNVKSSRLDFLIEDTYVEVKGCTLVNNGVPLFPYAAYREMHYSPQNVKTTSYI is encoded by the coding sequence GTGGACAGTAGATTTCACTCGTTATTAGAGGCTAACTTCCTACCGGCCAGCACTAAGAAGAGAGTCAATGTTAAGTCTAGCAGACTAGATTTTCTCATTGAAGACACTTACGTGGAAGTTAAGGGTTGTACCTTAGTGAATAACGGCGTCCCGCTCTTCCCTTACGCCGCCTACAGAGAGATGCACTACTCACCTCAGAACGTTAAGACAACTTCGTATATCTGA
- a CDS encoding aldo/keto reductase encodes MNLIDTAEIYGSEPLVREAIRGAKREELFVATKVWSNHLRRESLFKALEGSLNRLGLNYVDLYQVHFPNRRVPISETMGAMEEMVDKGKIRHIGISNFSLKQTEEAVHSLKKYELASIQINYSLSHRVPERDLIPYCQKEGIAVMAYYPLAHGKLSNTSEKLRPLLQKYGKTPSQLALNWLASIPNVFPIPRASKVEHVKENLEAVGWRMDDSDRRELERLVAGQ; translated from the coding sequence ATGAACCTCATAGACACAGCGGAGATATATGGCTCCGAACCTCTAGTAAGGGAGGCCATAAGGGGAGCGAAGCGTGAGGAACTCTTCGTGGCAACCAAGGTTTGGTCTAACCATCTCAGGAGAGAATCCCTATTCAAAGCCCTGGAAGGAAGCTTGAATCGCTTAGGTCTGAACTACGTTGATCTCTACCAGGTGCACTTCCCCAACAGGAGAGTTCCCATATCTGAGACAATGGGGGCCATGGAGGAAATGGTAGATAAAGGCAAGATAAGACACATAGGAATCAGTAACTTTTCCCTGAAACAAACTGAGGAAGCCGTTCATTCTCTTAAGAAATACGAGCTAGCTTCTATTCAAATAAACTATAGTCTCTCCCATCGAGTACCTGAGAGGGACCTCATACCTTATTGTCAGAAGGAGGGAATAGCCGTTATGGCTTACTACCCATTAGCGCACGGTAAGTTGTCCAATACCTCAGAGAAGTTGAGGCCCCTCCTCCAGAAATATGGTAAAACGCCCTCCCAATTGGCCCTCAATTGGCTTGCCTCCATTCCGAATGTTTTCCCCATCCCACGAGCATCCAAGGTGGAGCATGTTAAGGAGAACTTGGAGGCAGTGGGGTGGAGGATGGACGATTCGGATAGGAGGGAACTCGAGAGGCTCGTAGCGGGCCAGTAA
- a CDS encoding LOG family protein — MSNLVIGVAASSSSFRPETARKFVSVLPYGTVVILGGYWGLMSNVAEAAVERGLEVVFILPYFEDAPRRRGFIPVRTGMEPRARSVLICASADVLVSLGGEAGTITEVFMAYGMGKPVVVLKGTGMSTDRLAEAFGERLDSRRSAVVKYVDTPEEAGLEAIRLGLTYRGGR, encoded by the coding sequence ATGTCCAACTTGGTGATTGGAGTAGCTGCTAGTAGTAGCTCCTTCAGACCCGAAACAGCAAGGAAGTTTGTTTCGGTTCTCCCTTACGGGACGGTGGTGATCCTAGGAGGTTATTGGGGGCTGATGTCTAACGTCGCTGAGGCCGCAGTGGAAAGGGGGTTAGAGGTCGTCTTCATTCTCCCTTACTTCGAGGACGCTCCGAGGAGAAGAGGATTCATACCCGTAAGGACTGGAATGGAACCTAGGGCTAGGAGTGTACTGATCTGTGCTTCTGCGGATGTGTTAGTGAGTCTGGGAGGAGAAGCGGGGACAATCACCGAAGTATTCATGGCCTATGGGATGGGTAAGCCTGTCGTTGTCCTAAAAGGGACAGGCATGTCCACCGATAGACTTGCTGAAGCTTTTGGAGAAAGGTTGGATAGCAGGAGATCAGCGGTTGTCAAGTATGTAGATACGCCAGAGGAGGCAGGACTAGAGGCAATTCGGTTGGGACTAACGTATAGGGGAGGTCGTTAA
- the sul7d gene encoding Sul7d family chromatin protein translates to MATVKFKYKGETKQVDISKIKKVWKVGKMISFTYDDNGKTGRGAVSEKDAPAELKNKVGK, encoded by the coding sequence GTGGCAACTGTAAAGTTCAAGTACAAAGGAGAAACAAAGCAAGTCGACATCTCAAAGATAAAGAAAGTGTGGAAGGTAGGGAAAATGATATCGTTCACCTATGACGACAACGGAAAGACTGGGCGAGGAGCTGTGTCGGAGAAGGATGCCCCTGCCGAACTGAAGAACAAAGTAGGCAAATAG
- a CDS encoding menaquinone biosynthesis family protein, with protein sequence MTTIKVGALADSGDLYPFIPLMEGYVRPEGVKLEFSVISTVQDVNEAVLKKEVDVSVPSAALYPYVQQDYYILTSAVASAVDGITGMPLLSWRPMDLKEASRARLIVHGPHTTAFTLYKLLVGKYGKLIIVPRVLEEVKALGEVGDILVAVHETKMMYALRKLGKQVYKVTSMWDMWKEISGGLPMPMGTVVVNKDLGEDVVRRFKEAYDRSKRWAENNLEKIIPIDVKIMTEAQGVPLEEEVVKATISADITEYNVSRDKVEEGLKFFYRITENRGVLPKVRELNLL encoded by the coding sequence ATGACAACCATTAAGGTAGGGGCGTTAGCGGACTCTGGAGACCTGTACCCGTTCATACCTCTCATGGAAGGCTATGTTAGGCCCGAGGGAGTGAAGTTGGAGTTCTCTGTTATTTCAACAGTTCAGGATGTGAACGAAGCAGTACTTAAGAAGGAAGTTGACGTATCCGTCCCATCAGCAGCCCTCTACCCTTACGTCCAACAAGACTACTACATACTTACTTCGGCTGTGGCGTCAGCAGTTGACGGTATCACAGGTATGCCACTTCTCTCGTGGAGACCCATGGACTTGAAGGAGGCAAGTAGAGCTAGGCTCATAGTACATGGTCCCCACACCACTGCTTTCACTTTGTACAAGCTACTTGTAGGAAAGTATGGTAAATTGATCATAGTCCCAAGGGTGCTAGAGGAAGTAAAGGCCCTGGGGGAGGTAGGGGATATACTGGTCGCGGTCCACGAGACCAAGATGATGTATGCCTTGAGGAAGTTGGGCAAGCAGGTCTACAAGGTGACTAGTATGTGGGACATGTGGAAGGAAATTTCGGGTGGCTTGCCAATGCCGATGGGGACCGTGGTAGTAAATAAGGACCTAGGGGAGGATGTTGTGAGAAGATTCAAGGAAGCGTACGATAGAAGTAAGAGGTGGGCGGAAAATAACCTTGAGAAGATAATACCAATAGACGTAAAAATTATGACAGAAGCACAAGGAGTTCCTCTGGAAGAGGAGGTTGTGAAGGCTACTATCAGTGCGGACATAACAGAGTATAACGTAAGTAGGGACAAGGTTGAGGAGGGACTAAAATTCTTCTATAGAATAACTGAAAATAGAGGTGTGTTGCCTAAAGTGAGGGAGCTGAATCTACTTTGA
- the trxA gene encoding thioredoxin gives MVSEQRKVSEGRVTELDSASFKDFLKRNKFAVVDFWAEWCAPCFILSPVLEELSEDYSQVAFGKINVDENKDVAAEYGIMSLPTVLFFKDGEVVDEVVGAVPREVVEIRLKSLLK, from the coding sequence ATGGTAAGCGAGCAGCGTAAGGTGTCAGAGGGTAGAGTAACGGAGTTGGACTCCGCTTCGTTCAAGGATTTTCTCAAGAGGAATAAGTTTGCCGTTGTCGACTTCTGGGCGGAGTGGTGCGCTCCGTGTTTCATCCTCTCTCCAGTTTTGGAAGAGCTTTCTGAGGACTACAGTCAGGTGGCCTTTGGGAAGATTAATGTGGACGAGAACAAAGACGTGGCAGCCGAATACGGAATAATGAGTCTCCCCACCGTCCTTTTCTTTAAGGACGGAGAAGTAGTCGACGAAGTGGTGGGTGCTGTTCCTAGGGAGGTAGTAGAGATTAGATTGAAGTCACTGCTAAAGTGA